DNA sequence from the Podospora pseudocomata strain CBS 415.72m chromosome 2 map unlocalized CBS415.72m_2.2, whole genome shotgun sequence genome:
TGACCATCGCGTAAGGCGGCGAATTGGTCGTCGAAGATGCGGAGCAAAGTCCCGTCATACATGGCGTGGTCGAGTTTGGTGACTAGGTCCATCGTGCCGTCAGGGTATCGGAGTACAAGGTAGCGCACAAACGGGCGGCCGACGGAGAATCGTTGGTCCCAGTGTCTGCGAACAAGTCTCTCCTTATCCTCGCCATCAGGGGTCGGACAGTCAACCACTTCCAAGTCCAAGATGGGCTTCCTCAGGATAATCTGCACCCAACTGAGAGGGTCTGATTCGTCTTGCTTCATGTACATGGCGCGCAAAATCTGGTTAGCCTGCGTGAGCTTTTCTGTCAGGTTGATCCACCGCTCAAGGTTGAAACCAACTGGAAGACGCCGCACtgtcatcaacatccaaaaCTGCTCTTCGCTGTGACCCTGTGTCAGGAACTCAACCTGACCCGGGCCGCAGTGGTAGATGTCttccacatcatcatccgacaGGCCAGAAGCTCGCAGCCTGTCTCGAACCACTTGCTTCACCTCAAGCTCCACCCCCTGATCGAGTGCCAAGTCCGCCATGATTGGCTTGACGCGCTGAGCTTGCTCCTGAAGAGAAGGATAGGTGACAACATCGTTGACGGACAGAGAGAAGCCTTGCTGACGGAGCATGCTGGCGAGATTGATAGCAGCGATAGAATCACCACCGTAGTTGTAAAAGAGTGCACTCAGGCTGATACTCTCTGGTTCGACGTCGAATAACTCCGCCCAAGCATCACGGAGCGTCTTCTCTTGTTCGGTCAACTCTGAGTCGTCAATGAGTTGCCCATTCGTCGTGGGCATTGTCGTCGAGTAACCGGCTAGCGCCTTGGGGTCCAAACCTTCAGCAAGCTGAGCAAGCAGCTTTCTGTTAATCTTGCCTgacgggaggagagggaaacCCTTGAAGGGGAGCAAGACCTTGGGCATCATGTAGTGAGCCAGAGATTGAAGTCGATCAAGGATCACGGCGGGATCGACGACGGCAGTCGAATAGATGCCACTGCTCTCGGCTTCCTTGTCTGGCTTCTCAACGGGCACAAAGTACACCACGATCTGCTTCTTGCGCTGAACTTCCGccactccaacaacacacaacTGCACCACATCAGCAGCCTGGCTCAAGATGGTGTTTTCGATCTCGCCGAGCTCGATGCGAAAGCCGTTCAGCTTGACTTGGTTGTCTCTCCGGCCCAAGCACTCAATCTCCCCATTCGGTAGCCAGCGAGCGTAGTCGCCGGTGCGGTAGAGAACCGAACCATCCTCTGCAGTCAAAAAGGACTTGGCCGTGATGTCGGGGCGGTTCAGATACCCAATTGCAACCTGGTCTCCGCTGACGCAAAGTTCGCCAACAGTCCCATGCGGGACGGGAACTAGCAACTCTGGGTGCAGGATAGACGCGTGCACAGCTTTCAACGGGCGACCGATGCTCTTCAGATTGCCGTTGGGCAAAACTTTGGAAACAGTCATGAGTATCGTAGCTTCGGTTGGGCCTACTTGCTGTTAGAATAAGGAGCTACTTGCAGTGGTGAAGAGAAAGCAATATACCATAGCCATTGTACACATCCATCCGAGTCGCCCAGACACTCGCAATCTCGGGTGTGATGGGCTCACCACAAACAAGCAATGTCGTCAGAGTTGGCACCCGTTCAGGGGAGATaagcttggagatggtgggcgTGATCATCAACTGCTCAGCCCCAACAGCATTGACACAAGCTGCAAGATCCTGCATCAATGTGTCCTGGTCCGTAATGGAGATGATACCGCCAGAACCGAGGACGGTGAAGACATCGAAGTAGGATGCGTCGAAAACATAGTTGAGGAACCAGAGAACATGCCAGCGACTGTCGATACCACAAGCCTCAATCATGCCTTCAGTCGATGCCCCGACGGCGCCGTGGTGCACCTGCACACCCTTAGGCAGGCCAGTCGAGCCGCTTGTGTAGATGACATAGGCCAGATCATTCATAGAAGGCTCGGGCAGATCAGATGGCCTGTTCACATGGCAGGTTGTGTCCACTGTGTCAAGGTTGATCACGTCGCCAGCAAACGAGTCAAACACCTCAGCGTGCACGCTAtcggtgatggcgatggtaGCCCCAACGTCCCGCGCAATGAACTCATTTCTGTCTCGGGGGTTCTTGGGATCGAGTGGAGTGAAGGCAGCACCGGCTTTGAGGACACCGAAAACGGCAACAAGAATGTTGATAGACTTGCGCATGCATATGGGAATAATATCGCCGGTCCTGACGCCTTTGGCTACCAGGTGCCGCGCCAAGTTGACCACGGCGCTGCCGAACTGTCTGTAGGACATCGCGGTCTTGTGCTTCAGGTCGGAAGACAAGCCCTGCAGAGCCATCTTCTCAGGATACTGCGCGATCATTCGATTGACCAAAGTCAAGGCGGTTAGGCCAGGCTCTGTGGGACGGACCCTAGACAGAGAGTCCAGGAACTCGACTTCTTCTGTTGAGGTGGCGATGATATGACCGATAAGGACTTGGGGCTGTTCAAGAAAGGCCTTGATCGTCTCGGCAACATTGCCAAGTAAGAAGGAGGCTTTGTTGCGCGGCAAATGGGAAAGGAGACGCAATCTCAGGTGACCGCCCGTCATTGCCTCTGCTTCGAGCATCGTCGTGTCGCCGACAAAGTTTGGCTCGTAGGGCTCAGAGCGCACAATGGGACCATCTTGACTTAAGGACTCTGCGACCTCGCTGTCCTTGATAAGCACATTAGCCAGGGTATCGTAGTGATCGGAGCTTAGGTTTGCCTCTCTCAGGATGTTACGCAAGCCGAACTGAGCCTTTGGCGCGGTGTCCCAGATGTCGTCTTGTATGGCCCTGGCAAGATCGATCAGAGACGTCTCGGAGTCTAGCTGGACACGGAAGGGGACCGTCGCAATCGTAGGCCCAGGTATGTCAAGAATTCCCTCTACGGGCATGTCACGGCCTGACAGCGTGACGCCAAAAAGTATGTCGTTCTTTGACGAGTGCATGGAGAGCACAACGGCCCATGCCGCGTAGATGAGGGAGCCAACAGACACTTTGTGTGATGCTGCAGTGGCCTGAACATCATGGGCGATGACTGTGTTCACCACGACTGCCTGGCCGGTCGTCTGCCCGAGAATGGTTGATGGGACGCCATCCAGCCTCTTCTGCCAAAACGCCGCGAGCTGTTGGTGCTCCTCTTGCTGCAGCTTCAAGACCTCACGCACAAAGTTGGCATAACCTGGCCGTTGTGGAAGCTGCTTTCCACTGAGCGCGGCTGACAAGTCGTCGATCAGAAAGTTGTTGGACCAGTGATCAAACAGGGCGTGGTGCATGGTGACAGCCAAGATGTCATCCTTCAGGCTGGCGAACTGCACAAAGTTGCCACCCAGTTGCATGGATCTCTTCTGGAGCTCTGAATACTCATGGGCCGTTGTGAGAGGAAGGTCTTCCCACGATAAAGGGACGGCCATCTTCCTGATGACTTGGAGGAAGGATGTCTTGTGCGGTACAAACGTTGTCCTGAGCAAAGGCAGGCGTGGAATGAGACCCTCCAAGGTCAGTCGGACCTGCTGGGCCGATATGCCCTGCAGACGATAGTAACGGCGATAAACATAGGTTGATTTGCCCTGAAGTGCGTCGGCCAAGAAGGTATCCTGTAACGAGGTAGTCGGGTAAGCATCTTCTACGTCATCCATCTTGCTTATCCTGGTGTTTCGTGGCAGCAGTGACAGTCGCGGGACGTCCGAGTGGGAGTTGTTCTGTGATTGCTTCGCGTGGTTGAGCAGCGCATGCAGAGGAAGTCGAAGTATGTCGCCGACTGAGATTTGGATGTCGTCATGATAGGCCTTGGTTGAAACATGGATAGCATCCAGAGATGAGCCTCCAAGTTCTTGGAAGGTGTTGTTACTGTTGGCGATGCGTGATGCAGGAAGCTTCAGAATATCGGCAAAAATGTCGCAAAGCCGGCGGGTatggga
Encoded proteins:
- a CDS encoding NRPS protein (SMCOG1002:AMP-dependent synthetase and ligase; antiSMASH:Cluster_3; EggNog:ENOG503NWBA; COG:I; COG:Q), whose translation is MRYHRGETQLSFQETPPSSTTPSTMGVIDTTVEHGWLEIPKQPHVTAKSINRTMSLHVTYKQVARALSTLRGIGADSQAGGHWAPDNEIESEIPCTPVQQGLLLKDPEAAKRASIIRLDLSTDIVKSFDQLHEAWHALALQHHMLRATVAEDKTGDGFVLRIFKQPRNIQGSSDANLQHIHSFGLQGPAMPVVEWASAGPHVSLCLPQLVADSTSLGHLWRDFLCFLSGGVPAPRLLFPHYLRLVRGRASQKSAEFWADTLQSLPDLVLHSFPLERSGTFQNTAAASSVAISGSSLRRCAKQLGVSEHAVVYAALGLVLERHCNLGSEVHDIAFVAEGRDRTIEGHGSVIGYADQEYPLKLHVKPELTAAALIKEADRLNTLSATHAFFATPELMDAVSASSFKVSVVVVGDDEVLTPYSGNSHHPVTIAVQISHAISISAQHDASIPPEKMTVVLDHLVMALSEMVRHPNFSLGEIDIISPEELDLMLEMGKPLTRPVYDNVHKLFERQVRLTPNAPALQFEGDRPLSYDELNRISNRVARQLPVGRGSFVPVCLQRSASLIISLVAILKTGAAYVTMDPDTPQDRNNFIVEDVGAQVVIVDRNTAGRFPGREVIIDQLIAESAQADDTNLDRGCEPDDPVYVIYTSGSTGKPKGVLHIHSSATSGLAAFPTLPDLRQLLFHNPVFSAAQRSVWSTLKQGGCLCLASKDNLTVHIGRTINQMQINVIDVTPSTALLLTPGTVPCLKRMTVAGELINPALIPTWVHELELLNAYGLSENTQVNWRREMVLGQNPQNIGRPSDTTTSFVLVPGTTRLSPLLVPGELCLGGHQLALYYINRPEKTAEAFIDNPFGPGRLYRTGDMVVAHEDGSIEMVGRIDFQVKINGQRVEPGDSNTILQTHPDVTNSSVVAAEVAGRKALVAAIVAKRPALEWPRLRSELKDLLAQHIPSYMMPTYWLLRQELPLNVNGKVDIPQLTKDVQRLERATLLRSSTDHHLDHHHDTNGAPSEDETLSHLPSHTRRLCDIFADILKLPASRIANSNNTFQELGGSSLDAIHVSTKAYHDDIQISVGDILRLPLHALLNHAKQSQNNSHSDVPRLSLLPRNTRISKMDDVEDAYPTTSLQDTFLADALQGKSTYVYRRYYRLQGISAQQVRLTLEGLIPRLPLLRTTFVPHKTSFLQVIRKMAVPLSWEDLPLTTAHEYSELQKRSMQLGGNFVQFASLKDDILAVTMHHALFDHWSNNFLIDDLSAALSGKQLPQRPGYANFVREVLKLQQEEHQQLAAFWQKRLDGVPSTILGQTTGQAVVVNTVIAHDVQATAASHKVSVGSLIYAAWAVVLSMHSSKNDILFGVTLSGRDMPVEGILDIPGPTIATVPFRVQLDSETSLIDLARAIQDDIWDTAPKAQFGLRNILREANLSSDHYDTLANVLIKDSEVAESLSQDGPIVRSEPYEPNFVGDTTMLEAEAMTGGHLRLRLLSHLPRNKASFLLGNVAETIKAFLEQPQVLIGHIIATSTEEVEFLDSLSRVRPTEPGLTALTLVNRMIAQYPEKMALQGLSSDLKHKTAMSYRQFGSAVVNLARHLVAKGVRTGDIIPICMRKSINILVAVFGVLKAGAAFTPLDPKNPRDRNEFIARDVGATIAITDSVHAEVFDSFAGDVINLDTVDTTCHVNRPSDLPEPSMNDLAYVIYTSGSTGLPKGVQVHHGAVGASTEGMIEACGIDSRWHVLWFLNYVFDASYFDVFTVLGSGGIISITDQDTLMQDLAACVNAVGAEQLMITPTISKLISPERVPTLTTLLVCGEPITPEIASVWATRMDVYNGYGPTEATILMTVSKVLPNGNLKSIGRPLKAVHASILHPELLVPVPHGTVGELCVSGDQVAIGYLNRPDITAKSFLTAEDGSVLYRTGDYARWLPNGEIECLGRRDNQVKLNGFRIELGEIENTILSQAADVVQLCVVGVAEVQRKKQIVVYFVPVEKPDKEAESSGIYSTAVVDPAVILDRLQSLAHYMMPKVLLPFKGFPLLPSGKINRKLLAQLAEGLDPKALAGYSTTMPTTNGQLIDDSELTEQEKTLRDAWAELFDVEPESISLSALFYNYGGDSIAAINLASMLRQQGFSLSVNDVVTYPSLQEQAQRVKPIMADLALDQGVELEVKQVVRDRLRASGLSDDDVEDIYHCGPGQVEFLTQGHSEEQFWMLMTVRRLPVGFNLERWINLTEKLTQANQILRAMYMKQDESDPLSWVQIILRKPILDLEVVDCPTPDGEDKERLVRRHWDQRFSVGRPFVRYLVLRYPDGTMDLVTKLDHAMYDGTLLRIFDDQFAALRDGHPMPVSPTSFKTFVEYTNLPSLREPMLSFWKSTLSGNRFSFPAHIPDPKVSGVVVAKTGLPVNAYAQSAGVTASIVFQAAYTLLLARLSKSSSPDVTYDYLLTGRNVDLDDPQLIPGTCANFLPFRAQMDNSTGVQTLLKETQSGFWAMTENGSVSLGDIYKHAEAERAKTLFLFQPFEPAPGEQDHMRWIVMAMSKVTMYVNYAIMFEVFRDGNGGHRLKMGYDGRLFGKEEAERVLEGYLGIVGDIIEGGKGVVGEFLG